ttgccatggcaactagAGAAGAAAGACGATGCAGGTAGGGGATCGAGAGGTAGGAGACGACGACGGCAAGTCGCACTGGGGTTCGAAGGCAGGCCGGGACGACGGCcgcgttaggtcatgtgggcagcgCGGTCGATCGCCCGGACGTGTGGGCGATTGCGCCACACACCAGACGTGTGGGCTGTGGCTGCGTGCGCCCGGACGACGTCGTGCGGGCGGGGTTGTCTCCGTGCCACACAGGGCGTGCGACACAACCCCCTAgataccacacgtgtggcagttatcatcGTCCATTTCTTTATTACTGAGCCAAAACGATCGGTTTGGTTAGACCGGGCGCCTAGTCTATCAGAAATACCATGCAGTGACAAAAAAGAACAATTTCCATGCAGTGACCAAAGCGATCCATCAAGAGGATGACCAAATCAAAAGCATCAGTCAAAATCTCAAATTATAAACCCCAATTAATCGTGAGAGAAGCCTAGTGAATTAAACTAGCACACTATGCTATACTGTTTATCGCTAAAGAAAGGGGCTAGGCTGTAGTGTGACAACCTGAGGCGACGCCGGGCATTGAATATTTTCCTTGGTATGGCACATAAGACGACCGGCCGGAGATCCGGTTGGTTTACCCGGAGTCGTCGTCGTCGCCCTGTTGGTTCGCTGGTTGGTCACTTTTTCTTCCACGGCCAAGGTGTCACCAGGCACCAGCCTTGACTAACCGGAGAAAACCCAGCCATGGCTTGAGTGCGTTTGATCTTCAGCAGCGACATGCACCTACGCACAGTCTACCACTCATGTGCACAGTGCACGCGCCCATCTCTCGCTCGAAACGATGTGCTACGAACTTGATGCCTGTAAAAAAGTTAGTGGAAATTGAGGGGCCAGTGGCCACTGTGATCTTTTATTCTCTCCATCAGGATCATGTCCGTCTATAAATACGACCCTCCGGTAAACAGCAGGAAACTCACACGAGCTCATGAGCTAGCAAACTCACACGAGCTAGCAAACCAGCCCACACGAGCTCCATCGGATGGGGTCCTTCGCCAGAGCTGCGCGCTTCCTGGTGCTCCTCCAGATCGTCCTGTTCGTCATCTCCGCCGTGCTCATGAGCGGCCCCGTCTGCCATGGAGCCCGCCCAGGGATCGGTGGTTAGTGCTTACAAACTGTTCGTTCCATCCTCTCGTCGTCTCCTAGCTACTTGAAACAAGGTTTTTATACCAGCCTTCCGAAAtttagtactcccttcgtcccataatataaaag
This portion of the Triticum dicoccoides isolate Atlit2015 ecotype Zavitan chromosome 7A, WEW_v2.0, whole genome shotgun sequence genome encodes:
- the LOC119334650 gene encoding protein WIR1A-like; translated protein: MGSFARAARFLVLLQIVLFVISAVLMSGPVCHGARPGIGGGALDPNRPTVTVPPGDPYTGRRCSSLYRCPPSVQP